One Mucilaginibacter ginkgonis genomic region harbors:
- a CDS encoding MarR family winged helix-turn-helix transcriptional regulator produces MRNKHQKHETIDYFLKIVWQTMATRYNQIVADFGITQSIGYMLINIDPEEGTTVSQVAALMGAKSTSLSRMLSQVEKMGLIYRELNKGDKRSVKIYLTPLGIEKSRMAKAVVKEFNNYLNGHFSDKEKDQLTDMLKKLNKLTLNYKPPDPLS; encoded by the coding sequence ATGCGTAATAAACATCAGAAACACGAAACGATAGACTATTTCCTTAAGATAGTCTGGCAAACCATGGCTACACGTTATAATCAGATAGTGGCTGATTTCGGCATTACGCAGTCAATAGGTTATATGCTCATTAACATCGATCCCGAAGAAGGTACAACGGTGTCACAAGTTGCCGCGCTGATGGGGGCAAAGTCTACCAGTTTGTCGCGTATGCTAAGCCAGGTAGAGAAAATGGGCCTTATTTACCGCGAATTAAATAAGGGCGATAAGCGTTCTGTAAAGATTTACCTAACGCCGCTTGGTATCGAAAAAAGCCGCATGGCAAAGGCTGTGGTAAAGGAATTCAATAATTATCTTAACGGGCATTTCAGCGATAAGGAAAAGGATCAGCTGACCGATATGCTCAAGAAGCTGAATAAGCTTACCCTCAATTATAAGCCTCCAGACCCTTTAAGCTAA
- a CDS encoding FKBP-type peptidyl-prolyl cis-trans isomerase, with the protein MPIEKMDMRRWAVIVLSLVIFGSCKKSNDVATNINKQAAIDDQAIANYIAINKLNAVHVGAPKVDTIGVWYIVEDAGTVPALYSGSSTITVGFTAKILGATQLFATSANAAGVNPSFVLGQTIKGWQLGISAAKINKGGRLRIIMSSRYGYGPYDQSQYGLPANSLLDFDINMYDVTN; encoded by the coding sequence TTGCCGATTGAAAAAATGGACATGCGCAGGTGGGCGGTTATAGTATTAAGCCTTGTGATATTTGGCAGCTGCAAAAAGTCTAACGACGTGGCCACCAACATTAATAAACAAGCCGCGATTGATGACCAGGCCATTGCAAATTACATTGCTATAAATAAGCTTAACGCAGTGCATGTCGGCGCGCCAAAGGTAGACACCATTGGTGTGTGGTATATAGTTGAAGACGCGGGTACAGTGCCGGCACTATACTCGGGATCGTCTACTATAACTGTCGGGTTTACTGCTAAAATACTTGGCGCCACCCAGCTTTTTGCAACAAGTGCCAATGCGGCGGGGGTTAATCCTTCTTTTGTGTTAGGACAAACTATAAAAGGGTGGCAGCTGGGTATAAGTGCCGCCAAGATAAATAAAGGGGGAAGGCTTAGGATTATCATGTCTTCCAGGTATGGCTACGGGCCGTATGATCAAAGTCAGTATGGATTGCCAGCCAATTCATTGCTCGATTTTGATATAAATATGTACGATGTAACTAATTGA
- the ggt gene encoding gamma-glutamyltransferase, producing the protein MSVFKSLVIASIFLSTAVNAQPSSAVYRNGMVVCAYPDASKVGVDILKKGGNAVDAAVAVQFALAVTLPEAGNIGGGGFMVYRSAKGEANTLDYREKAPATATTNMFLDAAGNVVPNMSLSTHFASGVPGSVDGMITAHKKYGKLKWADLVQPAIDLAERGFVITAHLANDLNRTADAFRKGNPGKTYMLKDTPWKAGELLVQQDLASTLKLIRDKGRDGFYDGLVAKQIADEMKSGGGLITQTDLKNYHSVWRKPIIGKYKNYKIITMPPPSSGGIALLQLLSAVEKYPLHRWGYNQDSTVQLIVEAERRVYADRSKYLGDPDYFKVPVDSLLNPAYTAKRMQSFNWNKATPSSDIKPGSFVGYESDQTTHFSIVDKEGSAVSITTTLNGSFGSKIFVKGAGFLLNNEMDDFSSKAGVPNMFGVTGGKANSIQPGKRMLSSMTPTIMEKGGKLFMVVGTPGGSTIITAVYQTILDVIEFNQDMQQAVSSKRFHHQWLPDEVSIETAATFTDEVKQKLEAKGYKIVVKGPMNRVDAILLNKDGSLQGGADPRGDDTVTGW; encoded by the coding sequence ATGTCTGTATTCAAGTCGCTTGTCATCGCCTCAATTTTTTTATCCACTGCTGTAAATGCTCAACCTTCATCTGCCGTTTATCGCAACGGGATGGTAGTGTGCGCCTATCCGGATGCATCAAAGGTTGGCGTCGATATTTTGAAGAAAGGCGGCAACGCAGTGGATGCGGCAGTGGCGGTACAATTCGCGTTGGCGGTAACATTGCCCGAAGCCGGTAACATTGGCGGCGGTGGGTTTATGGTTTACCGTTCTGCCAAGGGCGAAGCCAACACCCTTGATTACCGCGAAAAAGCGCCGGCCACAGCGACTACTAACATGTTTCTGGACGCGGCCGGCAATGTGGTGCCGAACATGAGCCTGTCTACTCATTTTGCTTCAGGTGTGCCTGGATCTGTTGATGGCATGATCACCGCGCATAAAAAATATGGCAAATTAAAATGGGCAGACCTTGTGCAACCGGCTATCGATCTTGCAGAAAGAGGCTTTGTCATCACTGCGCATTTGGCGAATGACCTTAACCGCACGGCAGACGCTTTTAGAAAAGGTAACCCCGGCAAAACATATATGCTTAAGGATACGCCATGGAAAGCGGGCGAGCTTCTTGTTCAGCAGGACTTGGCAAGTACTCTGAAATTGATACGGGACAAGGGGCGCGATGGTTTTTACGATGGCTTGGTAGCAAAACAAATTGCTGACGAAATGAAAAGCGGTGGTGGTTTGATCACACAAACCGACCTGAAAAATTACCACTCAGTGTGGCGCAAACCTATCATTGGTAAATATAAAAACTATAAAATCATCACCATGCCGCCGCCTTCAAGCGGAGGGATAGCTTTGCTGCAATTGCTATCGGCGGTTGAGAAGTACCCTTTGCACCGCTGGGGATATAATCAAGACTCGACCGTGCAATTGATCGTTGAGGCGGAGCGCCGCGTTTACGCCGACCGGTCTAAATACCTGGGCGACCCCGATTATTTCAAAGTCCCGGTCGACAGCTTATTAAACCCCGCGTACACCGCCAAGCGCATGCAAAGCTTTAACTGGAATAAAGCAACGCCAAGCAGTGATATAAAGCCGGGCAGTTTTGTAGGCTATGAAAGCGACCAGACCACGCACTTCTCTATAGTTGACAAAGAGGGTAGCGCCGTTTCTATTACTACAACGCTTAACGGCTCGTTCGGCTCTAAGATATTTGTAAAGGGCGCAGGATTTTTATTGAATAACGAGATGGATGATTTTAGTTCGAAGGCAGGTGTGCCCAATATGTTTGGGGTTACCGGTGGCAAAGCCAACAGTATACAACCGGGCAAAAGGATGTTATCGTCTATGACGCCCACGATAATGGAAAAAGGCGGCAAGCTTTTTATGGTGGTGGGTACCCCGGGAGGATCGACAATTATAACCGCCGTTTACCAGACCATCTTAGATGTTATAGAATTTAACCAGGATATGCAGCAGGCCGTTTCTTCAAAACGTTTCCATCACCAATGGCTGCCCGACGAGGTATCGATAGAAACAGCTGCCACTTTTACAGATGAGGTTAAGCAAAAGCTGGAGGCTAAGGGCTATAAAATTGTGGTTAAAGGCCCTATGAACAGGGTTGATGCCATATTGCTAAATAAAGACGGCTCATTGCAAGGCGGCGCCGATCCACGCGGCGACGACACGGTTACAGGCTGGTAA